A genomic window from Aquitalea aquatilis includes:
- a CDS encoding heavy metal translocating P-type ATPase, with protein MSLCCTPGGKDLLSPAEQQGLRRQLLLAMSAVGLLLLAACWQFGVDNGSALAQWLTAAAALLMAGPALRAAWRSLQHPDLHGMTDLLVALAIIGAWACGDLLSAALLPILMVLGHVLEERSLLGSQEAIQALSTLTRSRSRRLLADGSYEDIDNSQLRSGDCVEVRAGDRIPADGMVRQGHSSLDTSAITGESLPQDVTVGSQVYAGAVNLQGLLLVEISQVGEQSALGRITALMREAEMAKPPITRLVEGHAGAYLGLVLALAALSWFISRDTQAMLAVLVAACPCALVLATPAAAVAGVAVAARHGILIRGTAFLEELADVSSLVIDKTGTLTSGQLSLQRVELLDVTPGPDIHLLAASLGASSSHPVSRALAALADTQPLLPLTAVQEMAGMGLQADTAWGQAVLGRPALLQQMGISHLPPARGAASLVGLALDGRLLAWFHLADTPRPEAAEAMRQLRQLGLQRQLLLTGDHAAAAEPLAQALGIERVVAQVLPAGKLAAVQAEISAAYRPLVVGDGINDSLALKAGAVGIAMGANAADIAVAAADVVLISKDLRRLATAIRLSRQCRRTLTFNVALGLGWTGLLTLLAALGLLGSAGVLLAALLHNLSSLLVMANAGRLLRFQDSLPTLAAPPGTI; from the coding sequence ATGAGCTTGTGCTGCACACCCGGCGGCAAAGACCTGCTCAGCCCGGCCGAACAACAGGGGCTGCGCCGGCAACTGCTGCTGGCCATGAGCGCCGTCGGCCTGTTGCTGCTGGCCGCCTGCTGGCAGTTCGGCGTGGACAATGGCAGCGCCCTAGCGCAATGGCTGACCGCCGCCGCCGCCCTGCTGATGGCCGGGCCAGCCTTGCGTGCAGCCTGGCGCAGCCTGCAACACCCCGACCTGCACGGCATGACCGACCTGCTGGTGGCCCTGGCCATCATCGGTGCCTGGGCCTGCGGCGATCTGCTCAGCGCCGCCCTGCTTCCCATCCTGATGGTGCTGGGCCATGTACTGGAAGAACGCAGCCTGCTGGGTTCACAAGAGGCCATCCAGGCGCTGTCCACGCTGACCCGCAGTCGTAGCCGCCGCCTGCTGGCCGATGGCAGCTACGAGGACATCGACAACAGCCAGCTGCGTAGCGGCGACTGCGTGGAAGTCCGCGCCGGCGACCGCATTCCGGCCGACGGCATGGTGCGTCAGGGACACTCCAGCCTGGACACCTCGGCCATCACCGGCGAATCCTTGCCGCAGGATGTGACTGTCGGCAGCCAGGTGTATGCCGGGGCGGTGAATCTGCAAGGCCTGCTACTGGTGGAAATCAGCCAGGTGGGCGAGCAGTCGGCACTGGGCCGCATCACTGCCTTGATGCGCGAGGCCGAAATGGCCAAGCCGCCGATTACCCGGCTGGTGGAAGGCCATGCCGGCGCTTATCTGGGCCTGGTACTGGCGCTGGCAGCGCTCAGCTGGTTTATCAGCCGCGATACCCAGGCCATGCTGGCCGTGCTGGTGGCCGCCTGCCCCTGCGCGCTGGTGCTGGCGACACCGGCAGCAGCCGTCGCTGGCGTGGCCGTGGCGGCACGCCATGGCATCCTGATTCGCGGCACGGCTTTTCTGGAAGAACTGGCCGATGTCTCCTCGCTGGTCATCGACAAAACCGGCACCCTCACCAGCGGCCAGCTCAGCCTGCAGCGGGTGGAGCTGCTTGACGTCACTCCGGGGCCGGACATCCACCTGCTGGCCGCCAGCCTGGGGGCCAGCAGCAGCCATCCGGTCAGCCGGGCGCTAGCCGCGCTGGCCGACACCCAGCCGCTGCTGCCGCTGACTGCCGTGCAGGAGATGGCCGGCATGGGCTTACAGGCCGATACCGCATGGGGGCAGGCCGTGCTGGGCCGGCCTGCCCTGTTGCAGCAGATGGGCATCAGCCATCTGCCACCGGCGCGTGGGGCGGCTTCGCTGGTCGGGTTGGCGCTCGATGGCCGCTTGCTGGCCTGGTTTCATCTGGCAGACACCCCACGCCCGGAAGCAGCAGAAGCCATGCGCCAGCTGCGGCAGCTGGGCCTGCAGCGCCAGCTTCTGCTGACCGGCGACCACGCCGCAGCGGCCGAGCCGCTGGCACAGGCGCTGGGTATAGAACGCGTAGTCGCCCAGGTTTTGCCGGCAGGCAAGCTGGCCGCGGTACAGGCGGAAATCAGCGCTGCTTACCGCCCGCTGGTGGTGGGCGATGGCATCAATGACTCGCTGGCGCTCAAGGCCGGTGCCGTCGGCATTGCCATGGGGGCCAATGCTGCCGATATCGCGGTGGCCGCCGCCGACGTGGTGTTGATCAGCAAGGATCTGCGCCGGCTGGCCACCGCCATCCGCCTGAGCCGGCAGTGTCGCCGCACCCTGACGTTCAATGTGGCACTCGGCCTGGGCTGGACCGGCCTGCTCACCCTGCTGGCGGCGCTGGGCCTGCTCGGTTCGGCCGGGGTATTGCTGGCGGCACTGCTGCATAACCTGAGCAGCCTGCTGGTGATGGCCAATGCCGGACGGCTGCTGCGTTTTCAGGACAGCCTGCCAACACTGGCCGCCCCGCCCGGCACAATATGA
- a CDS encoding SPFH domain-containing protein, which yields MPTAEHTASPLEQSLRLSYRLLLAITLLAGLAWLFGHVRPIAADSQAVVLRFGAVERVQRAGLLLAWPSPIEEILLLPAGERLQQRQITGLARNAHALALDGAGTSLRQMGDALAGSGYLLSGDLGVVQLNATVYYQIDDAMAYAVQGEQALPALDRLVSAAALQLSAGRDLDSILVSRGSTASGQLAMQRERLRAELVAAANQRLQSLRQRGVALGIRIVRIDLLSVLPHQAQAAFDAVLTADQTVERQLALARTAAAQQQQQASAAVSSILNNAHAHANERLALARSETSEISALASHMQQPDGPELLRQLYRNRIQGVLTKAGQLTTIAPDSSGRLILPGVRP from the coding sequence ATGCCGACCGCCGAGCACACCGCCAGCCCGCTGGAACAATCACTGCGCCTGAGCTACCGCCTGCTGCTGGCCATCACCCTGCTGGCCGGCCTGGCCTGGCTGTTTGGCCATGTACGGCCGATAGCGGCCGATAGCCAGGCCGTTGTCCTGCGCTTTGGCGCGGTCGAGCGGGTGCAGCGCGCCGGGCTGTTGCTGGCCTGGCCCAGCCCGATCGAGGAAATCCTGCTGCTGCCCGCCGGCGAACGGCTGCAACAGCGCCAGATCACCGGACTGGCCCGCAACGCGCATGCGCTGGCACTGGATGGTGCCGGCACCTCGCTGCGCCAGATGGGCGACGCGCTGGCTGGCTCGGGTTATCTGCTGAGCGGCGATCTGGGTGTGGTGCAACTGAATGCCACGGTCTACTACCAGATTGACGATGCCATGGCCTATGCCGTGCAGGGCGAACAGGCGCTGCCGGCGCTGGACCGGCTGGTCAGTGCCGCCGCGCTGCAACTGAGTGCCGGACGTGACCTGGACAGCATTCTGGTCAGCCGTGGCAGTACCGCATCCGGCCAACTGGCCATGCAACGGGAACGGCTGCGCGCCGAACTGGTGGCTGCCGCCAATCAGCGCCTGCAGTCGCTGCGCCAGCGTGGCGTGGCGCTGGGTATCCGCATCGTGCGCATCGACCTGCTATCCGTTCTGCCACACCAGGCCCAAGCCGCTTTTGATGCGGTACTGACCGCCGACCAGACCGTGGAGCGGCAACTGGCCCTGGCGCGCACCGCTGCCGCCCAGCAACAGCAACAGGCCAGTGCCGCCGTCAGCAGCATTCTCAACAACGCCCACGCCCACGCCAATGAACGGCTGGCACTGGCACGCAGCGAAACCAGCGAGATCAGCGCACTGGCCAGCCACATGCAACAACCCGACGGCCCGGAGCTGCTGCGCCAGCTCTACCGCAACCGGATTCAGGGCGTACTGACCAAGGCCGGCCAGCTCACCACCATCGCCCCGGACAGCAGCGGCCGGCTGATCCTGCCCGGAGTACGGCCATGA
- a CDS encoding MarC family protein has protein sequence MELEIAKIFIALLVLVNPLGAIPIFISLTPNASQLERKRIAKTTTLAVAVVLCLFAVVGETLLHFLGISIGSFQVGGGLLVMLIAIALMNAQPAPTKTTQEERSEAEAKTNIAVVPLAIPLLTGPGTISTVIIYASTAHSWVQVVYLLISSLLVAVTCYGALVLASPISRLLGQTGINIVNRVMGMLLAAVSVEIIVDGLYRLFPQLSR, from the coding sequence ATGGAACTCGAAATCGCCAAAATCTTTATCGCCCTGCTGGTGCTGGTTAATCCGCTGGGCGCCATTCCCATCTTCATCAGCCTGACGCCCAACGCCAGCCAGCTGGAGCGCAAGCGCATTGCCAAAACCACCACGCTGGCCGTGGCGGTGGTGCTCTGCCTGTTTGCCGTGGTGGGCGAAACCCTGCTGCACTTTCTGGGTATCAGCATTGGTTCTTTCCAGGTAGGTGGCGGCTTGCTGGTGATGCTGATTGCCATCGCCCTGATGAACGCCCAGCCTGCACCAACCAAAACCACCCAGGAAGAACGATCGGAAGCCGAAGCCAAGACCAATATCGCGGTCGTGCCACTGGCCATTCCGCTGCTCACCGGCCCCGGCACCATTTCCACCGTCATCATTTATGCCTCCACCGCCCACTCCTGGGTGCAGGTGGTGTATCTGCTGATCAGCAGCCTGCTGGTGGCGGTGACCTGTTATGGCGCACTGGTACTGGCCTCGCCCATCAGCCGTCTGCTGGGCCAGACCGGCATCAATATCGTCAACCGGGTGATGGGCATGCTGCTGGCGGCGGTGTCGGTGGAGATCATTGTCGACGGGCTGTACCGGCTGTTTCCGCAGCTGTCGCGCTAA
- a CDS encoding SPFH domain-containing protein, with the protein MDHSAHHHHPTTPPLPRRSLLWRQLAGLAVLLLAALSCCLLQVHSGEAVVITRFGDPVRVLLQPGLAWRLPPPLESAITVDLRLRTTSSGLQDVGTRDGLRVIMQSYVAWQVPADATHITRFLRAVQNQPEEASRQIATFAGSAMETGSSGFALSSLVNTDASQLRISQLEQLLRQQLAPQLLASYGLRVVDVGLERLTLPAVTLDATVARMRAERDTIAAERTASGNEEAAAIRANAARDARIRQADASVAAAQIEAGSRVEAARIYADAYQRAPDLYKTLRSLDTLNNVVNSSTQLVLRTDAAPFRALVDGPPGLAASKSAKGR; encoded by the coding sequence TTGGACCATTCCGCTCACCATCATCACCCCACCACGCCGCCCCTGCCACGCCGCAGCCTGCTGTGGCGGCAACTGGCCGGCCTGGCCGTGCTGCTGCTGGCCGCCCTGTCCTGCTGCCTGCTGCAAGTGCACTCCGGCGAAGCCGTGGTCATCACCCGTTTTGGCGACCCGGTACGCGTGCTGCTGCAACCGGGCCTGGCATGGCGGCTGCCGCCGCCGCTGGAAAGCGCCATCACTGTCGACCTGCGCCTGCGCACCACATCCAGCGGTCTGCAGGATGTCGGCACCCGTGATGGCCTGCGCGTCATCATGCAAAGCTATGTGGCCTGGCAAGTGCCGGCCGATGCCACCCACATCACCCGCTTCTTGCGTGCGGTACAAAACCAGCCGGAAGAAGCCTCGCGCCAGATTGCCACCTTTGCTGGCTCAGCCATGGAAACCGGCAGCAGCGGTTTTGCCCTGTCCAGCCTGGTCAATACCGATGCCAGCCAGTTGCGCATCAGCCAGTTAGAACAGCTGCTGCGCCAGCAACTGGCCCCGCAACTGCTGGCCAGTTATGGCTTGCGGGTGGTGGATGTCGGGCTGGAACGGCTGACGCTGCCAGCCGTCACGCTGGACGCCACCGTGGCGCGCATGCGCGCCGAGCGCGACACCATCGCAGCGGAACGCACGGCCAGCGGCAATGAAGAAGCCGCCGCCATCCGCGCCAATGCCGCACGCGATGCACGCATCCGCCAGGCCGATGCCAGCGTGGCCGCCGCCCAGATCGAAGCTGGCTCACGGGTGGAGGCCGCCCGCATCTACGCCGATGCCTACCAGCGCGCACCGGATCTGTACAAGACACTGCGCTCACTGGATACCCTTAACAACGTGGTCAACAGCTCGACCCAGCTGGTATTGCGCACCGATGCCGCCCCCTTCCGCGCGCTGGTGGACGGCCCGCCGGGGCTGGCTGCCAGCAAGAGTGCAAAGGGGCGCTGA